Proteins found in one Arachis stenosperma cultivar V10309 chromosome 8, arast.V10309.gnm1.PFL2, whole genome shotgun sequence genomic segment:
- the LOC130944839 gene encoding uncharacterized protein LOC130944839 — translation MTMDKASTAQSSSDSPTRDPKVLSIDCIKGSSKADEWTGDMLQTGDIVEEIRIGGSVSSLVRFKSPFKNGKSGVNKILQDSYKKKDTSIVVRVRRGPDEFSELQACIVPSDSASKKNFVLRSIADPNYVVGFVDRTEAECFDLQASRSTRMVNALTRTKLQDGFVSFPWERRMQEMLSVPNSSNFLSMLLLPKASDRVSSRYNDLDDTLARANAWLNAAQASGVPIVFMNIQTESLLTKISGETASSTVNAGSLSDLSNLANASLYGFEDYHGIDIGVVRAVRLWYAPIGGEFSIEIKLKEDDSKLGFAISRTEEGFIFVSSVTNQENVPATRSVLSNLYKLATDTCRLLIISRVSNQKVLPWMVSSTGAIRCFDTVSLSQKLSLHRHTRVPILLHVFLWDRALASSSGGSNRFRVLSPPTHHPLPLPPNESDSSDITPVGSPRLARDTAGELSFRFHDFSLSSNWV, via the exons ATGACCATGGACAAGGCATCAACAGCACAGAGCAGCTCCGATTCACCGACACGAGACCCGAAAGTATTGTCCATAGATTGCATCAAGGGAAGCTCTAAAGCCGACGAGTGGACCGGCGACATGCTTCAAACCGGCGATATCGTCGAGGAGATCCGAATCGGAGGATCCGTGAGTTCCTTGGTCCGGTTCAAGTCACCGTTCAAGAACGGAAAGAGTGGCGTCAATAAGATCCTTCAGGACTCGTACAAGAAGAAGGACACCTCCATAGTGGTTCGGGTCAGGCGAGGACCCGACGAATTCTCCGAGCTTCAGGCTTGCATCGTTCCAAGTGACTCTGCTTCTAAGAAGAACTTCGTCCTTCGCTCCATCGCCGATCCCAATTACGTCGTCGGCTTCGTGGATCGAACCGAAGCTGAATGCTTCGACCTTCAAG CTTCTAGATCGACTAGGATGGTAAATGCACTTACGAGAACAAAGCTACAGGATGGGTTTGTTTCCTTTCCATGGGAAAGGAGGATGCAAGAAATGCTATCAGTCCCAAATTCCAGCAACTTTCTTTCCATGTTACTCCTTCCAAAGGCTTCAGATAGAGTATCTTCTCGTTACAATGATCTCGATGACACCCTGGCCAGAGCAAATGCCTGGCTTAATGCAGCTCAAGCTTCTGGAGTCCCCATTGTCTTCATGAACATTCAAACTGAGTCCCTTCTTACTAAG ATATCTGGAGAGACAGCTTCTTCCACTGTGAATGCAGGATCATTATCTGACTTATCTAACTTAGCAAATGCAAGCCTCTATGGCTTTGAGGATTACCACGGAATAGACATCGGCGTTGTTCGTGCCGTTCGCCTCTGGTATGCTCCAATTGGAGGAGAGTTCTCTATTGAGATAAAACTAAAAGAGGATGATTCAAAGCTTGGTTTTGCAATTAGTCGTACAGAAGAG GGATTTATATTTGTTTCATCGGTTACTAATCAAGAAAACGTGCCTGCAACAAGGTCAGTGCTAAGCAATCTCTATAAACTAGCAACAGATACTTGTAGATTGTTGATTATCTCAAGAGTTTCAAATCAAAAAGTGCTTCCGTGGATGGTCTCTTCAACCGGTGCCATTCGATGTTTCGACACAGTTTCGCTAAGCCAGAAGCTGTCCTTACACCGACACACCAGAGTTCCAATCCTTCTTCATGTCTTCCTTTGGGACCGAGCGTTGGCTTCTTCAAGCGGAGGGAGCAATCGATTCAGGGTCTTGTCTCCTCCTACACACCATCCTCTTCCATTGCCTCCCAATGAATCTGATTCAAGTGATATCACCCCTGTTGGTTCGCCCCGCCTCGCCAGAGACACAGCCGGGGAACTTTCTTTTAGATTTCATGACTTCTCCTTATCCAGTAACTGGGTATGA